The Triticum dicoccoides isolate Atlit2015 ecotype Zavitan chromosome 6A, WEW_v2.0, whole genome shotgun sequence genome has a window encoding:
- the LOC119318350 gene encoding shugoshin-1-like isoform X1, whose translation MAAATGAPLGGLNPRPKPNPSANCPGPRSGGKPAALADITNTGRPGPPRHTMADVLKENAKLAQLVAQKTKIIELSGIEINKLRAALQSTHQQNLHLAQAHSQITAELNQAKDRVKVLQHELSCAIAVLKVKASGIEQKSTTADNQLQTEITSQELKAAPSKSAPVEAHQADNKGTSANVHHSVETQSSVPFNTDQPEAPPDKTNKRTSVNTRTSKRKSESREGIKETNTCQQSHRPDVQPTGSLHHEDQRNIRRKSSRLNPGSCEMAEASCEILPTDTAVPSSCSFSVPELDDPNNGEDMRKAAQDELLCNTAVHIKASVLKKDEINKHLQKEANVQEEIQETHSVVHGIEDPEAHQIDSHTKNMIPIHLAETQPSLPFDTQQPEPPKERAKKRGGHKRKLDSCGGQKDSNIEDTNSKLDSICSEPPYHEETRKSPRRKSSRKNPGEFAEATKENLETKQEEIIAPVVPSSSDVVMEQSKDEKQSDSHSLMEPSEGQAAGRSLVQVTGRRSSMRAAAKAVCYKEIPVNVKMRRP comes from the exons ATGGCCGCCGCCACCG GGGCGCCGCTCGGCGGCCTGAACCCGAGGCCGAAGCCGAACCCTAGCGCCAACTGCCCCGGCCCCCGGTCGGGGGGGAAGCCCGCCGCGCTGGCCGACATCACCAACACCGGGAGGCCCGGCCCTCCCAGGCACACCATGGCCGACGTCCTCAAG GAGAACGCCAAGTTGGCTCAGCTGGTTGCCCAGAAAAC CAAGATCATTGAGCTCAGCGGCATTGAGATTAACAAGCTCCGTGCTGCGCTGCAGAGCACGCATCAGCAGAACCTGCACCTCGCGCAGGCTCATTCTCAGATCACCGCG GAACTAAATCAGGCAAAAGATCGA GTAAAGGTACTGCAGCATGAGCTTTCATGCGCAATAGCAGTGCTTAAAGTAAAGGCTTCGGGAATTGAG CAAAAGAGTACGACTGCTGATAACCAACtgcaaacagaaataacttcacag GAGTTAAAAGCCGCACCTTCCAAATCTGCACCAGTCGAAGCTCATCAAGCTGATAATAAGGGCACCAGTGCTAATGTGCACCATTCAGTCGAGACACAAT CCTCTGTGCCATTTAATACAGACCAACCAGAAGCACCGCCAGATAAAACAAATAAAAG AACATCAGTGAATACGCGCACAAGTAAGCGAAAGTCAGAGTCACGTGAAGGTATAAAAGAGACCAACACATGTCAACAGAGCCACAGACCTGATGTGCAACCCACTGGATCATTGCATCATGAGGATCAGAG AAACATACGAAGAAAGTCTTCTAGACTAAACCCAGGGTCTTGTGAGATGGCAGAAGCATCTTGTGAGATCTTGCCTACAGACACTGCAGTTCCTTCATCTTGTAGTTTTAGTGTTCCAGAACTTGATGATCCAAATAATGGAGAAGACATG CGGAAGGCAGCACAAGATGAACTGTTATGCAACACAGCAGTGCATATAAAGGCTTCAGTACTCAAG AAGGACGAGATAAATAAGCATCTGCAGAAAGAAGCAAATGTGCAG GAGGAGATACAAGAAACACATTCTGTGGTTCATGGAATTGAGGACCCTGAGGCACATCAAATTGACAGTCACACAAAGAATATGATCCCAATCCACCTGGCAGAAACTCAAC CATCTCTGCCATTTGACACTCAACAGCCAGAACCACCCAAAGAAAGAGCAAAAAAGAG GGGTGGACACAAACGGAAATTGGATTCATGTGGAGGTCAAAAGGACTCAAACATAGAGGACACTAATTCCAAACTTGATTCTATTTGTAGTGAACCACCGTATCATGAAGAGACAAG AAAATCtccgagaagaaaatcctcaagaaAGAACCCAGGAGAATTTGCTGAGGCCACAAAGGAAAATCTTGAGACCAAGCAAGAGGAAATTATTGCTCCTGTAGTCCCTTCCAGCTCAGATGTCGTGATGGAGCAGAGCAAAGATGAGAAGCAAAGCGACAGCCATTCCTTGATGGAACCTTCTGAAGGGCAGGCGGCGGGGAGGTCCTTGGTGCAGGTGACAGGTAGAAGGTCTTCGATGCGGGCAGCAGCAAAGGCTGTATGCTACAAGGAGATACCCGTGAACGTGAAGATGCGACGACCTTAG
- the LOC119318350 gene encoding shugoshin-1-like isoform X2: MAAATGAPLGGLNPRPKPNPSANCPGPRSGGKPAALADITNTGRPGPPRHTMADVLKENAKLAQLVAQKTKIIELSGIEINKLRAALQSTHQQNLHLAQAHSQITAELNQAKDRVKVLQHELSCAIAVLKVKASGIEQKSTTADNQLQTEITSQELKAAPSKSAPVEAHQADNKGTSANVHHSVETQSSVPFNTDQPEAPPDKTNKRTSVNTRTSKRKSESREGIKETNTCQQSHRPDVQPTGSLHHEDQRNIRRKSSRLNPGSCEMAEASCEILPTDTAVPSSCSFSVPELDDPNNGEDMRKAAQDELLCNTAVHIKASVLKDEINKHLQKEANVQEEIQETHSVVHGIEDPEAHQIDSHTKNMIPIHLAETQPSLPFDTQQPEPPKERAKKRGGHKRKLDSCGGQKDSNIEDTNSKLDSICSEPPYHEETRKSPRRKSSRKNPGEFAEATKENLETKQEEIIAPVVPSSSDVVMEQSKDEKQSDSHSLMEPSEGQAAGRSLVQVTGRRSSMRAAAKAVCYKEIPVNVKMRRP, translated from the exons ATGGCCGCCGCCACCG GGGCGCCGCTCGGCGGCCTGAACCCGAGGCCGAAGCCGAACCCTAGCGCCAACTGCCCCGGCCCCCGGTCGGGGGGGAAGCCCGCCGCGCTGGCCGACATCACCAACACCGGGAGGCCCGGCCCTCCCAGGCACACCATGGCCGACGTCCTCAAG GAGAACGCCAAGTTGGCTCAGCTGGTTGCCCAGAAAAC CAAGATCATTGAGCTCAGCGGCATTGAGATTAACAAGCTCCGTGCTGCGCTGCAGAGCACGCATCAGCAGAACCTGCACCTCGCGCAGGCTCATTCTCAGATCACCGCG GAACTAAATCAGGCAAAAGATCGA GTAAAGGTACTGCAGCATGAGCTTTCATGCGCAATAGCAGTGCTTAAAGTAAAGGCTTCGGGAATTGAG CAAAAGAGTACGACTGCTGATAACCAACtgcaaacagaaataacttcacag GAGTTAAAAGCCGCACCTTCCAAATCTGCACCAGTCGAAGCTCATCAAGCTGATAATAAGGGCACCAGTGCTAATGTGCACCATTCAGTCGAGACACAAT CCTCTGTGCCATTTAATACAGACCAACCAGAAGCACCGCCAGATAAAACAAATAAAAG AACATCAGTGAATACGCGCACAAGTAAGCGAAAGTCAGAGTCACGTGAAGGTATAAAAGAGACCAACACATGTCAACAGAGCCACAGACCTGATGTGCAACCCACTGGATCATTGCATCATGAGGATCAGAG AAACATACGAAGAAAGTCTTCTAGACTAAACCCAGGGTCTTGTGAGATGGCAGAAGCATCTTGTGAGATCTTGCCTACAGACACTGCAGTTCCTTCATCTTGTAGTTTTAGTGTTCCAGAACTTGATGATCCAAATAATGGAGAAGACATG CGGAAGGCAGCACAAGATGAACTGTTATGCAACACAGCAGTGCATATAAAGGCTTCAGTACTCAAG GACGAGATAAATAAGCATCTGCAGAAAGAAGCAAATGTGCAG GAGGAGATACAAGAAACACATTCTGTGGTTCATGGAATTGAGGACCCTGAGGCACATCAAATTGACAGTCACACAAAGAATATGATCCCAATCCACCTGGCAGAAACTCAAC CATCTCTGCCATTTGACACTCAACAGCCAGAACCACCCAAAGAAAGAGCAAAAAAGAG GGGTGGACACAAACGGAAATTGGATTCATGTGGAGGTCAAAAGGACTCAAACATAGAGGACACTAATTCCAAACTTGATTCTATTTGTAGTGAACCACCGTATCATGAAGAGACAAG AAAATCtccgagaagaaaatcctcaagaaAGAACCCAGGAGAATTTGCTGAGGCCACAAAGGAAAATCTTGAGACCAAGCAAGAGGAAATTATTGCTCCTGTAGTCCCTTCCAGCTCAGATGTCGTGATGGAGCAGAGCAAAGATGAGAAGCAAAGCGACAGCCATTCCTTGATGGAACCTTCTGAAGGGCAGGCGGCGGGGAGGTCCTTGGTGCAGGTGACAGGTAGAAGGTCTTCGATGCGGGCAGCAGCAAAGGCTGTATGCTACAAGGAGATACCCGTGAACGTGAAGATGCGACGACCTTAG
- the LOC119318350 gene encoding shugoshin-1-like isoform X3 codes for MAAATGAPLGGLNPRPKPNPSANCPGPRSGGKPAALADITNTGRPGPPRHTMADVLKENAKLAQLVAQKTKIIELSGIEINKLRAALQSTHQQNLHLAQAHSQITAELNQAKDRVKVLQHELSCAIAVLKVKASGIEQKSTTADNQLQTEITSQELKAAPSKSAPVEAHQADNKGTSANVHHSVETQYQPEAPPDKTNKRTSVNTRTSKRKSESREGIKETNTCQQSHRPDVQPTGSLHHEDQRNIRRKSSRLNPGSCEMAEASCEILPTDTAVPSSCSFSVPELDDPNNGEDMRKAAQDELLCNTAVHIKASVLKKDEINKHLQKEANVQEEIQETHSVVHGIEDPEAHQIDSHTKNMIPIHLAETQPSLPFDTQQPEPPKERAKKRGGHKRKLDSCGGQKDSNIEDTNSKLDSICSEPPYHEETRKSPRRKSSRKNPGEFAEATKENLETKQEEIIAPVVPSSSDVVMEQSKDEKQSDSHSLMEPSEGQAAGRSLVQVTGRRSSMRAAAKAVCYKEIPVNVKMRRP; via the exons ATGGCCGCCGCCACCG GGGCGCCGCTCGGCGGCCTGAACCCGAGGCCGAAGCCGAACCCTAGCGCCAACTGCCCCGGCCCCCGGTCGGGGGGGAAGCCCGCCGCGCTGGCCGACATCACCAACACCGGGAGGCCCGGCCCTCCCAGGCACACCATGGCCGACGTCCTCAAG GAGAACGCCAAGTTGGCTCAGCTGGTTGCCCAGAAAAC CAAGATCATTGAGCTCAGCGGCATTGAGATTAACAAGCTCCGTGCTGCGCTGCAGAGCACGCATCAGCAGAACCTGCACCTCGCGCAGGCTCATTCTCAGATCACCGCG GAACTAAATCAGGCAAAAGATCGA GTAAAGGTACTGCAGCATGAGCTTTCATGCGCAATAGCAGTGCTTAAAGTAAAGGCTTCGGGAATTGAG CAAAAGAGTACGACTGCTGATAACCAACtgcaaacagaaataacttcacag GAGTTAAAAGCCGCACCTTCCAAATCTGCACCAGTCGAAGCTCATCAAGCTGATAATAAGGGCACCAGTGCTAATGTGCACCATTCAGTCGAGACACAAT ACCAACCAGAAGCACCGCCAGATAAAACAAATAAAAG AACATCAGTGAATACGCGCACAAGTAAGCGAAAGTCAGAGTCACGTGAAGGTATAAAAGAGACCAACACATGTCAACAGAGCCACAGACCTGATGTGCAACCCACTGGATCATTGCATCATGAGGATCAGAG AAACATACGAAGAAAGTCTTCTAGACTAAACCCAGGGTCTTGTGAGATGGCAGAAGCATCTTGTGAGATCTTGCCTACAGACACTGCAGTTCCTTCATCTTGTAGTTTTAGTGTTCCAGAACTTGATGATCCAAATAATGGAGAAGACATG CGGAAGGCAGCACAAGATGAACTGTTATGCAACACAGCAGTGCATATAAAGGCTTCAGTACTCAAG AAGGACGAGATAAATAAGCATCTGCAGAAAGAAGCAAATGTGCAG GAGGAGATACAAGAAACACATTCTGTGGTTCATGGAATTGAGGACCCTGAGGCACATCAAATTGACAGTCACACAAAGAATATGATCCCAATCCACCTGGCAGAAACTCAAC CATCTCTGCCATTTGACACTCAACAGCCAGAACCACCCAAAGAAAGAGCAAAAAAGAG GGGTGGACACAAACGGAAATTGGATTCATGTGGAGGTCAAAAGGACTCAAACATAGAGGACACTAATTCCAAACTTGATTCTATTTGTAGTGAACCACCGTATCATGAAGAGACAAG AAAATCtccgagaagaaaatcctcaagaaAGAACCCAGGAGAATTTGCTGAGGCCACAAAGGAAAATCTTGAGACCAAGCAAGAGGAAATTATTGCTCCTGTAGTCCCTTCCAGCTCAGATGTCGTGATGGAGCAGAGCAAAGATGAGAAGCAAAGCGACAGCCATTCCTTGATGGAACCTTCTGAAGGGCAGGCGGCGGGGAGGTCCTTGGTGCAGGTGACAGGTAGAAGGTCTTCGATGCGGGCAGCAGCAAAGGCTGTATGCTACAAGGAGATACCCGTGAACGTGAAGATGCGACGACCTTAG